The following proteins are co-located in the Microcebus murinus isolate Inina chromosome 21, M.murinus_Inina_mat1.0, whole genome shotgun sequence genome:
- the LSM11 gene encoding U7 snRNA-associated Sm-like protein LSm11, giving the protein MEERERGARSARAGSPARPPSPRLDVSSDSFDPLLALYAPRLPPIPYPNAPCFNNLAEYESFLRTGVRAGGRGRARGAAAGSGGPGAAAGPAGRTRRRADAPAPDPERIQRLRRLMVVKEEGDGAAGARRRGPGRSRKPRNVLTRMPLHEGSPLGELHRCIREGVKVNVHIRTFKGLRGVCTGFLVAFDKFWNMALTDVDETYRKPVLGKAYERDSSLTLTRLFDRLKLQDSSKKEADSKSAVEDSTLSRYSQTSTWKVASVWGREDTDRGSRKRSRSVPSSLQASAREESRSELSGRTTRTEGSSVGGTISRATTLSRGQTRKKKRKPKVDYQQVFTRHINQIFIRGENVLLVHLAQ; this is encoded by the exons ATGGAGGAGCGGGAGCGGGGGGCGAGGTCGGCTCGCGCCGGGAGCCCCGCGCGCCCGCCCAGCCCGCGGCTGGACGTCAGCTCTGACAGCTTCGACCCGCTGCTGGCCCTGTACGCGCCCCGCCTGCCTCCCATCCCCTACCCCAACGCCCCCTGCTTCAACAACCTGGCCGAGTACGAGAGCTTCCTCCGCACCGGCGTCCGggccggcgggcgcgggcgggctCGGGGCGCGGCCGCGGGCTCGGGGGGCCCCGGCGCCGCTGCCGGGCCGGCGGGCAGGACCCGGCGCCGCGCGGACGCCCCCGCCCCAGACCCCGAGCGCATCCAGCGCCTCCGCCGCCTCATGGTGGTCAAAGAGGAAGGGGACGGGGCCGCCGGGGCGCGCCGGCGGGGTCCGGGCCGGAGCAGGAAGCCGCGCAACGTGCTCACGCGAATGCCCC TGCATGAAGGCAGCCCTCTGGGTGAACTCCATCGCTGCATCCGGGAGGGGGTGAAGGTGAATGTTCACATCCGCACTTTCAAGGGACTTCGGGGCGTCTGTACAGGCTTCCTCGTTGCATTTGACAAGTTCTGGAATATG GCACTTACTGATGTGGACGAGACATACCGAAAACCTGTTCTAGGCAAAGCGTATGAACGGGATTCTTCATTGACTCTCACTAGG CTATTCGATCGGCTGAAACTTCAGGATTCCTCCAAGAAGGAAGCAGATTCTAAGTCTGCAGTTGAAGACTCCACTCTGTCCAGATACTCCCAGACATCCACGTGGAAGGTGGCTTCCGTGTGGGGAAGAGAAGACACCGACCGGGGCTCACGCAAGCGTTCCCGCTCTGTCCCTTCTTCCCTGCAGGCCTCTGCACGGGAGGAGTCCAGGTCAGAGCTGTCAGGGAGGACTACACGGACAGAAGGGTCCAGTGTGGGAGGTACCATATCCAGGGCTACCACCCTTTCCAGGGGCCAGACCCGTAAGAAAAAACGCAAGCCCAAAGTGGATTACCAGCAGGTATTCACTCGACACATAAATCAGATTTTCATTCGAGGTGAGAATGTCCTGCTGGTTCATCTTGCACAGTGA